A window from Carassius gibelio isolate Cgi1373 ecotype wild population from Czech Republic chromosome B3, carGib1.2-hapl.c, whole genome shotgun sequence encodes these proteins:
- the lat gene encoding linker for activation of T-cells family member 1 isoform X2 yields the protein MDSTALLSVVGGAVFLSIILVTSLCTYCWGHKQPTSIHQRSSDSEYNPTPGFVFRQHPVSTYEHHTDHTRIGPYQPNSLSSPSITVTKVPSCPPSETGSQASYVNQNESDDEPYVQPPSEYIVVLPDSPNTLSQRPSRASSQSSGERYINVKNENASEVTFGCEMYVDESDSDIPDYENCKDSQVHRKQTYSLSLGSQSSDERESSDYVNTDPKLQ from the exons ATGGACTCCACTGCACTGCTGTCTGTGGTGGGCGGGGCTGTCTTCCTGTCAATCATCCTTGTAACCAGTCTCTGTACATACTGCTGGGGGCACAAACAACCAA CATCCATCCATCAGAGATCCAGTGACTCAGAATACAACCCAAC ACCAGGTTTTGTGTTTCGGCAGCATCCCGTGTCAACAT ATGAGCACCACACGGATCATACCAGAATTGGACCTTACCAACCCAA CTCACTCAGTTCACCATCTATTACTGTCACAAAGGTGCCCTCCTGTCCTCCCTCAGAAA CTGGAAGTCAAGCCAGTTATGTGAATCAAAACG AGAGTGACGATGAGCCGTATGTTCAGCCTCCAAGTGAATACAT AGTTGTTCTTCCAGATTCCCCAAACACGCTATCTCAGAGACCCAGCAGAGCCTCATCCCAGAGCTCAG GAGAACGTtacataaatgtgaaaaatgagAATGCGTCTGAAGTTACATTTGGCTGTGAGATGTATGTGGATGAATCAGACTCAG ACATTCCCGATTATGAAAATTGCAAAGATTCTCAAGTCCACAGAAAACAAACCTACA GTCTGTCTCTTGGAAGTCAAAGCAGTGATGAACGGGAAAGCTCGGATTATGTCAACACAGACCCGAAATTACAATAG
- the lat gene encoding linker for activation of T-cells family member 1 isoform X1 — protein MDSTALLSVVGGAVFLSIILVTSLCTYCWGHKQPTSIHQRSSDSEYNPTPGFVFRQHPVSTYEHHTDHTRIGPYQPNSLSSPSITVTKVPSCPPSETGSQASYVNQNGEEGINIHVDGHESDDEPYVQPPSEYIVVLPDSPNTLSQRPSRASSQSSGERYINVKNENASEVTFGCEMYVDESDSDIPDYENCKDSQVHRKQTYSLSLGSQSSDERESSDYVNTDPKLQ, from the exons ATGGACTCCACTGCACTGCTGTCTGTGGTGGGCGGGGCTGTCTTCCTGTCAATCATCCTTGTAACCAGTCTCTGTACATACTGCTGGGGGCACAAACAACCAA CATCCATCCATCAGAGATCCAGTGACTCAGAATACAACCCAAC ACCAGGTTTTGTGTTTCGGCAGCATCCCGTGTCAACAT ATGAGCACCACACGGATCATACCAGAATTGGACCTTACCAACCCAA CTCACTCAGTTCACCATCTATTACTGTCACAAAGGTGCCCTCCTGTCCTCCCTCAGAAA CTGGAAGTCAAGCCAGTTATGTGAATCAAAACGGTGAGGAGGGAATCAACATTCATGTCGATGGCCATG AGAGTGACGATGAGCCGTATGTTCAGCCTCCAAGTGAATACAT AGTTGTTCTTCCAGATTCCCCAAACACGCTATCTCAGAGACCCAGCAGAGCCTCATCCCAGAGCTCAG GAGAACGTtacataaatgtgaaaaatgagAATGCGTCTGAAGTTACATTTGGCTGTGAGATGTATGTGGATGAATCAGACTCAG ACATTCCCGATTATGAAAATTGCAAAGATTCTCAAGTCCACAGAAAACAAACCTACA GTCTGTCTCTTGGAAGTCAAAGCAGTGATGAACGGGAAAGCTCGGATTATGTCAACACAGACCCGAAATTACAATAG
- the LOC127952027 gene encoding ataxin-2-like protein isoform X2: protein MHGTKKNRNSVKPPSQSPPVFEGVYNNSRMLHFLTAVVGSRCDVMVKNGSTYEGIFRTLSSRCELAVDAVHKLKNEEGDGGGGGGTPVHPRREEITDTMIFGPNDLVTMICRDVDLNYATRDTFTDSAIGSRVNGDHREKVLQRWDGGDSNGENFDLDADASNGWDASEMFRFNEETYGVKSTYDSSLSMYTVPLERGSSEGFRQREARAARLASEIEGNQQYRYRVALENDEGRTEEEKYSAVLRDRDRDGGERERGRDSPGFSSAGSREGKYIPLPQRARERELGVSGRGERGAVSTLPNRANRPGTSSSSPRPLSSGGGQTLPPPDRSSPLSVRGGYSAHQSQSSPPTQPRPSEPGHSSPPSSHTLSHSLSHPQSLSDSARPVNGVSSRMSPKSQRPGQTNRNLRTSTTHSSPTVSRSPKPDAPSQDTPQSNPVYLDTSSVTKSTGPTPLFPVDVNEILSKERTESPASPQESKSSKVSSVQSRTNYEELRQFGNHFKLPSSSTVSNPKTSTPDSAQANPAHNTQTDPAPLTEAKTAPPSTPTTELPAEERSRETNAEGVATTTPPPATPISAPSGPAMQNPTAEGQTSGTPQPARTPGIEEGKPEASERPEGMADQVKKSTLNPNAKEFNPTKAPLTMVKPSATPTPPRPTPPSPTVVMQPPPGQGHIYNAQYLSYVSPIQIQGHSVQAPQMYQYPMTAVNQGKYQRAKGSVVTPRPDHSSSAPPMMQAAASAAGPPLVASPYPPSYLQYNQVIQAMPHYPGPVYSMLQGGPRMIGSGAHPQALGPPGPQYPGQTEGPQAPQQGMYAPQSFSHHSGPIHHPQPSSTPTGSQPPPQHPAPSPGQSGQPGPQPQSLYHSGPLSAPTPPNLPPGHSSPQASYSLQGYSLQGHQSLPHPYPSIGQLTQTHVQGALSGPHHSTGHGPPPVMLLHAPPHHPNPQQGSGPQHGPPPPQQGHHQHYTYIGPQMSVQAHPSQQIQFHPSGN, encoded by the exons ATGCATGGGACAAAAAA AAACCGAAACTCTGTGAAGCCTCCCTCACAGTCACCACCT gtGTTTGAGGGTGTGTACAACAACTCACGGATGCTCCATTTTCTTACAGCCGTGGTG GGCTCCAGATGCGATGTTATGGTGAAGAACGGCAGTACATATGAGGGAATCTTCAGGACTTTAAGCTCACGT TGTGAGCTGGCAGTGGACGCAGTGCACAAATTGAAAAATGAAGAAGGAGATGGCGGTGGTGGTGGAGGCACACCAGTCCATCCCAGGAGAGAAGAGATCACAGACACCATGATCTTTGGCCCTAATGACCTGGTCACTATGATCTGCAGAGATGTAGACCTCAACTACGCTACCAGAG ACACTTTCACAGACTCTGCAATTGGTTCAAGAGTAAATGGTGACCACAGAGAGAAGGTCCTCCAAAGGTGGGATGGTGGCGATAGCAACGGAGAAAATTTTGATCTGGATGCAGATGCA TCTAATGGCTGGGATGCCAGTGAGATGTTCCGCTTCAATGAGGAGACCTATGGGGTGAAGTCCACCTATGACTCCAGTCTCTCCATGTACAC GGTTCCTCTGGAGCGGGGCAGCTCTGAGGGCTTCAGACAGAGAGAAGCTCGGGCCGCCCGATTGGCCAGTGAGATTGAGGGCAATCAGCAGTATCGCTACCGGGTGGCTCTGGAGAATGATGAGGGACGAACCGAGGAAGAAAAATACAGCGCTGTGCTTCGGGACAGAGACCGTGATGGAGGAGAAAGGGAAAGAGGAAGAGATAGTCCTGGGTTCTCCAGTGCTGGGAGCAG GGAGGGCAAGTACATTCCTCTACCACAGAGGGCAAGGGAGAGAGAACTGGGAGTTTCTGGAAGGGGTGAAAGAGGAGCTGTATCCACCCTGCCTAATCGAGCAAATAGACCTGGCACCTCGAGCTCTTCACCTAGACCCCTCTCCTCTGGAGGAGGTCAGACCCTTCCTCCCCCTGATAGGAGCAGCCCTCTGTCTGTCAGAGGAGGATACTCTGCACACCAATCACAGAGCAGTCCTCCCACACAGCCCCGCCCCTCAGAACCGGGTCACTCCAGCCCTccttcctcacacacactctcacattcaCTCTCACACCCACAGTCTCTCTCAGACTCAGCCCGGCCTGTCAATGGTG TGTCATCCAGAATGTCACCCAAGTCTCAAAGGCCTGGACAGACCAACAGAAACCTGCGTACCTCAACCACTCACTCCTCCCCTACAG TCTCTCGTTCCCCTAAACCGGATGCTCCTTCCCAGGACACTCCTCAGTCTAATCCTGTCTACTTGGATACCTCGTCGGTTACCAAATCCACTGGCCCCACCCCTCTGTTCCCTGTAGATG TGAATGAAATCCTGTCGAAGGAAAGGACGGAGAGTCCAGCTAGTCCTCAGGAGAGCAAGAGCAGCAAAG TCTCTTCAGTCCAGTCAAGAACAAACTATGAGGAGCTTCGCCAGTTTGGTAATCATTTTAAG CTTCCATCTAGCTCCACCGTTTCCAACCCCAAAACTTCAACCCCTGATTCTGCTCAAGCAAACCCTGCCCACAATACACAGACAGACCCCGCCCCTCTAACAGAAGCTAAAACAGCCCCGCCCTCAACTCCGACCACAGAGCTTCCAGCAGAGGAGAGAAGTAGAGAGACAAACGCAGAGGGGGTGGCGACCACCACCCCTCCACCAGCCACACCCATCTCTGCACCCTCTGGCCCTGCCATGCAAAATCCAACTGCAGAAGGGCAAACATCAGGGACGCCCCAACCTGCAAGGACCCCAGGCATTGAGGAGGGTAAACCCGAGGCCTCTGAGAGACCAGAGGGCATGGCTGA TCAAGTGAAGAAATCTACACTCAACCCCAACGCCAAAGAGTTTAACCCCACCAAGGCTCCTCTCACCATG GTGAAGCCCTCAGCCACTCCCACCCCACCACGACCAACTCCGCCCAGCCCCACGGTGGTGATGCAGCCCCCTCCAGGCCAGGGGCACATTTACAACGCTCAGTACCTGAGCTATGTCTCACCCATACAGATACAGGGCCACTCTGTACAG GCACCTCAAATGTACCAATATCCcatgacagctgtcaatcaaggGAAGTACCAAAGGGCAAAAG GTTCTGTGGTGACCCCTCGTCCAGACCACAGCTCTTCAGCGCCACCTATGATGCAGGCGGCAGCATCAGCTGCAGGACCTCCTCTGGTGGCGTCTCCTTACCCTCCCTCTTATCTGCAGTACAACCAGGTCATACAAGCAATGCCCCACTACCCTGGACCG GTGTATTCTATGCTCCAGGGTGGACCACGAATGATCGGATCAGGAGCGCACCCACAGGCTCTGGGTCCCCCAGGCCCCCAGTACCCTGGTCAAACTGAAGGACCACAAGCCCCTCAGCAGGGGATGTATG cTCCACAGTCATTCTCTCATCACTCCGGTCCCATCCATCATCCTCAGCCCTCCAGCACCCCCACAGGCAGCCAGCCACCCCCTCAACACCCCGCCCCCAGTCCAGGACAG TCTGGTCAGCCTGGTCCTCAGCCTCAGTCTTTGTATCACTCTGGGCCGCTGTCAGCCCCCACACCCCCTAACCTGCCCCCAGGACACAGCTCGCCACAGGCCTCCTACTCCCTCCAGGGCTACAGCCTACAGGGACACCAGTCCCTGCCTCACCCCTACCCCTCTATAGGACAGCTGACACAG ACCCATGTTCAAGGTGCTCTCTCGGGTCCTCACCACTCAACCGGTCATGGCCCTCCACCTGTGATGTTGCTTCATGCCCCACCACATCACCCCAACCCTCAGCAGGGTTCCGGCCCCCAGCACGGGCCTCCTCCACCCCAGCAGGGACACCACCAGCACTACACCTACATTGGACCTCAGA TGTCAGTGCAGGCTCATCCTTCCCAGCAGATTCAGTTCCACCCTTCTGGAAACTGA
- the LOC127952027 gene encoding ataxin-2-like protein isoform X1 — translation MSFRRQNQPGPGGRKTSNGTSGSMASSVPGSNSNRPTPGRNRNSVKPPSQSPPVFEGVYNNSRMLHFLTAVVGSRCDVMVKNGSTYEGIFRTLSSRCELAVDAVHKLKNEEGDGGGGGGTPVHPRREEITDTMIFGPNDLVTMICRDVDLNYATRDTFTDSAIGSRVNGDHREKVLQRWDGGDSNGENFDLDADASNGWDASEMFRFNEETYGVKSTYDSSLSMYTVPLERGSSEGFRQREARAARLASEIEGNQQYRYRVALENDEGRTEEEKYSAVLRDRDRDGGERERGRDSPGFSSAGSREGKYIPLPQRARERELGVSGRGERGAVSTLPNRANRPGTSSSSPRPLSSGGGQTLPPPDRSSPLSVRGGYSAHQSQSSPPTQPRPSEPGHSSPPSSHTLSHSLSHPQSLSDSARPVNGVSSRMSPKSQRPGQTNRNLRTSTTHSSPTVSRSPKPDAPSQDTPQSNPVYLDTSSVTKSTGPTPLFPVDVNEILSKERTESPASPQESKSSKVSSVQSRTNYEELRQFGNHFKLPSSSTVSNPKTSTPDSAQANPAHNTQTDPAPLTEAKTAPPSTPTTELPAEERSRETNAEGVATTTPPPATPISAPSGPAMQNPTAEGQTSGTPQPARTPGIEEGKPEASERPEGMADQVKKSTLNPNAKEFNPTKAPLTMVKPSATPTPPRPTPPSPTVVMQPPPGQGHIYNAQYLSYVSPIQIQGHSVQAPQMYQYPMTAVNQGKYQRAKGSVVTPRPDHSSSAPPMMQAAASAAGPPLVASPYPPSYLQYNQVIQAMPHYPGPVYSMLQGGPRMIGSGAHPQALGPPGPQYPGQTEGPQAPQQGMYAPQSFSHHSGPIHHPQPSSTPTGSQPPPQHPAPSPGQSGQPGPQPQSLYHSGPLSAPTPPNLPPGHSSPQASYSLQGYSLQGHQSLPHPYPSIGQLTQTHVQGALSGPHHSTGHGPPPVMLLHAPPHHPNPQQGSGPQHGPPPPQQGHHQHYTYIGPQMSVQAHPSQQIQFHPSGN, via the exons ATGTCTTTTCGCCGACAGAAC CAACCTGGACCCGGTGGCCGCAAAACATCCAATGGAACTTCAGGGTCAATGGCTTCATCCGTTCCGGGGAGCAACTCGAACAGACCCACCCCGGGAAG AAACCGAAACTCTGTGAAGCCTCCCTCACAGTCACCACCT gtGTTTGAGGGTGTGTACAACAACTCACGGATGCTCCATTTTCTTACAGCCGTGGTG GGCTCCAGATGCGATGTTATGGTGAAGAACGGCAGTACATATGAGGGAATCTTCAGGACTTTAAGCTCACGT TGTGAGCTGGCAGTGGACGCAGTGCACAAATTGAAAAATGAAGAAGGAGATGGCGGTGGTGGTGGAGGCACACCAGTCCATCCCAGGAGAGAAGAGATCACAGACACCATGATCTTTGGCCCTAATGACCTGGTCACTATGATCTGCAGAGATGTAGACCTCAACTACGCTACCAGAG ACACTTTCACAGACTCTGCAATTGGTTCAAGAGTAAATGGTGACCACAGAGAGAAGGTCCTCCAAAGGTGGGATGGTGGCGATAGCAACGGAGAAAATTTTGATCTGGATGCAGATGCA TCTAATGGCTGGGATGCCAGTGAGATGTTCCGCTTCAATGAGGAGACCTATGGGGTGAAGTCCACCTATGACTCCAGTCTCTCCATGTACAC GGTTCCTCTGGAGCGGGGCAGCTCTGAGGGCTTCAGACAGAGAGAAGCTCGGGCCGCCCGATTGGCCAGTGAGATTGAGGGCAATCAGCAGTATCGCTACCGGGTGGCTCTGGAGAATGATGAGGGACGAACCGAGGAAGAAAAATACAGCGCTGTGCTTCGGGACAGAGACCGTGATGGAGGAGAAAGGGAAAGAGGAAGAGATAGTCCTGGGTTCTCCAGTGCTGGGAGCAG GGAGGGCAAGTACATTCCTCTACCACAGAGGGCAAGGGAGAGAGAACTGGGAGTTTCTGGAAGGGGTGAAAGAGGAGCTGTATCCACCCTGCCTAATCGAGCAAATAGACCTGGCACCTCGAGCTCTTCACCTAGACCCCTCTCCTCTGGAGGAGGTCAGACCCTTCCTCCCCCTGATAGGAGCAGCCCTCTGTCTGTCAGAGGAGGATACTCTGCACACCAATCACAGAGCAGTCCTCCCACACAGCCCCGCCCCTCAGAACCGGGTCACTCCAGCCCTccttcctcacacacactctcacattcaCTCTCACACCCACAGTCTCTCTCAGACTCAGCCCGGCCTGTCAATGGTG TGTCATCCAGAATGTCACCCAAGTCTCAAAGGCCTGGACAGACCAACAGAAACCTGCGTACCTCAACCACTCACTCCTCCCCTACAG TCTCTCGTTCCCCTAAACCGGATGCTCCTTCCCAGGACACTCCTCAGTCTAATCCTGTCTACTTGGATACCTCGTCGGTTACCAAATCCACTGGCCCCACCCCTCTGTTCCCTGTAGATG TGAATGAAATCCTGTCGAAGGAAAGGACGGAGAGTCCAGCTAGTCCTCAGGAGAGCAAGAGCAGCAAAG TCTCTTCAGTCCAGTCAAGAACAAACTATGAGGAGCTTCGCCAGTTTGGTAATCATTTTAAG CTTCCATCTAGCTCCACCGTTTCCAACCCCAAAACTTCAACCCCTGATTCTGCTCAAGCAAACCCTGCCCACAATACACAGACAGACCCCGCCCCTCTAACAGAAGCTAAAACAGCCCCGCCCTCAACTCCGACCACAGAGCTTCCAGCAGAGGAGAGAAGTAGAGAGACAAACGCAGAGGGGGTGGCGACCACCACCCCTCCACCAGCCACACCCATCTCTGCACCCTCTGGCCCTGCCATGCAAAATCCAACTGCAGAAGGGCAAACATCAGGGACGCCCCAACCTGCAAGGACCCCAGGCATTGAGGAGGGTAAACCCGAGGCCTCTGAGAGACCAGAGGGCATGGCTGA TCAAGTGAAGAAATCTACACTCAACCCCAACGCCAAAGAGTTTAACCCCACCAAGGCTCCTCTCACCATG GTGAAGCCCTCAGCCACTCCCACCCCACCACGACCAACTCCGCCCAGCCCCACGGTGGTGATGCAGCCCCCTCCAGGCCAGGGGCACATTTACAACGCTCAGTACCTGAGCTATGTCTCACCCATACAGATACAGGGCCACTCTGTACAG GCACCTCAAATGTACCAATATCCcatgacagctgtcaatcaaggGAAGTACCAAAGGGCAAAAG GTTCTGTGGTGACCCCTCGTCCAGACCACAGCTCTTCAGCGCCACCTATGATGCAGGCGGCAGCATCAGCTGCAGGACCTCCTCTGGTGGCGTCTCCTTACCCTCCCTCTTATCTGCAGTACAACCAGGTCATACAAGCAATGCCCCACTACCCTGGACCG GTGTATTCTATGCTCCAGGGTGGACCACGAATGATCGGATCAGGAGCGCACCCACAGGCTCTGGGTCCCCCAGGCCCCCAGTACCCTGGTCAAACTGAAGGACCACAAGCCCCTCAGCAGGGGATGTATG cTCCACAGTCATTCTCTCATCACTCCGGTCCCATCCATCATCCTCAGCCCTCCAGCACCCCCACAGGCAGCCAGCCACCCCCTCAACACCCCGCCCCCAGTCCAGGACAG TCTGGTCAGCCTGGTCCTCAGCCTCAGTCTTTGTATCACTCTGGGCCGCTGTCAGCCCCCACACCCCCTAACCTGCCCCCAGGACACAGCTCGCCACAGGCCTCCTACTCCCTCCAGGGCTACAGCCTACAGGGACACCAGTCCCTGCCTCACCCCTACCCCTCTATAGGACAGCTGACACAG ACCCATGTTCAAGGTGCTCTCTCGGGTCCTCACCACTCAACCGGTCATGGCCCTCCACCTGTGATGTTGCTTCATGCCCCACCACATCACCCCAACCCTCAGCAGGGTTCCGGCCCCCAGCACGGGCCTCCTCCACCCCAGCAGGGACACCACCAGCACTACACCTACATTGGACCTCAGA TGTCAGTGCAGGCTCATCCTTCCCAGCAGATTCAGTTCCACCCTTCTGGAAACTGA